A genomic stretch from Hemicordylus capensis ecotype Gifberg chromosome 5, rHemCap1.1.pri, whole genome shotgun sequence includes:
- the LOC128327798 gene encoding C-X-C motif chemokine 10-like: MIKKSFLILLLLLLGTVFIQGMPTSMGRGRCLCRGNRIMSSVNPRRISGVEYHRPSSNCDQEELVVTFKGSGQKGCLNISSDQGRRIKAAIMKKKK; this comes from the exons ATGATCAAGAAGTCCTTTCTcatcctcctgctgcttctccttggaACAGTTTTTATACAAG GAATGCCAACCTCTATGGGTAGAGGGCGCTGTCTTTGCCGAGGAAACAGAATTATGTCCTCTGTCAACCCAAGGCGCATTTCTGGAGTTGAATACCACCGGCCAAGCAGCAACTGTGATCAGGAGGAACTGGT AGTCACTTTCAAAGGGAGTGGGCAGAAAGGATGCCTCAACATTTCTTCAGACCAAGGCCGAAGAATAAAAGCG GCTAttatgaagaaaaagaaatag
- the LOC128325836 gene encoding C-X-C motif chemokine 10-like translates to MIKKSFLILLLLLLGTVFTQGMPTSMGRGRCLCRGTITMNSVLPKRISGVEYHRPSSNCDQEELVVTFKRSGQKGCLNISSDQGRRIKAAIMKKKK, encoded by the exons ATGATCAAGAAGTCCTTTCTcatcctcctgcttcttctccttgGAACAGTTTTTACACAAG GAATGCCAACTTCTATGGGTAGAGGACGCTGTCTTTGCCGAGGAACCATAACCATGAACTCTGTCCTACCAAAGCGCATTTCTGGAGTTGAATACCACCGGCCAAGCAGCAACTGTGATCAGGAGGAACTGGT AGTCACTTTCAAAAGGAGTGGGCAGAAAGGATGCCTCAACATTTCTTCAGACCAAGGCCGGAGAATAAAAGCG GCTAttatgaagaaaaagaaataa